The sequence below is a genomic window from Desulfonatronum thioautotrophicum.
TATCGCAACAGAGCCTGCTGGACGCGTCTGCTGCGAGAAAGCTTTTGGGGTTGTGTCTGGGGTGTGGGCGATGCGCAAAGGTTTGTCCCCAGGGACGCAATCTTCCGGAATTGTTGCGAAAGGTCCGTGCTGATCATCCTGGCTGGCAAAGCTGGCTTTGGCGCACCTGGATCCGTCGAGCCAGACAGCTCTGGCCTTTTCTGGGGCGCTGTGCCGGACTGCTTCCCAAGAACATTGCCCATGGTTCGATTGAGGCACTTCGGACGTTGTCCCGGCCACCACAGGTGACGGGTGCATTCAGGCGGATAGCCCGGACTGTTGAATTTCCTCGAAATGCCGTGCTCTTTCCCGGGTGCACTGCCCGGTTTGTCCGGCCATGGTGGATAAACAACGCCCAGAAAATGCTGGGGCTTACGGGAAGCCAGCTGGACCGCTGCCTGGATTGGCATTGTTGCGGTTTTACCGTGGCTCAGGCAGGATTGCCGCAATTGTCTACGGAAATGCAGTCCCATAATGTTGCTGTGTGGCGAGAACAGGGTCGCCCGATACTGGTGACGCTATGCGTCACCTGCACTGCGGCCTTGCGTGGTTATGCCGACTCTTCCAGCCCGTTTCAGAGTGAGGAAGAAAGGTCGGCCTGGAAGTCTGCCGTTCAGCCCCTGAGTGCCTTGCTGGACTGTGAAAATTATCGGTCAGTGGGACAAGAAGCAATCGTCTATCACCGACCATGCCATGTTTCGGACCCGGATTCTGATGCCGAGTTTTTGCGCAATGTGCTCGCCTATCGGCTGGTTGACCAACCTGGAAGGAACTGTTGTGGAATGGGAGGAATGATGCAGCTTAGCGCACCACAATTGTCCAGAAGTGTCGCGTCCCATTACTGGGAAGCGATGACAGACCAAGAGTCGGGTATCGTCGCCACCGGCTGCAGCGGATGCATCCTCCAGCTTGCCGCTACCGCTCCCCAGAGTACGGCGGTTGCCCATTGGCTGGAGTTGCTCACAGAGTAATTCGTGAACCTTATTCTGAATCTTCCGGATGGCCGTGTCTCTGAGCGAGTTGGTGCCCCGGTACTTGCGGTTGGGCTGTTTTGAATGAGACGCATGTAAGCACATCGATAGCAAGGTTCCCATACATCTTTGAATCAGGTCCCGTCCTCGCCCCTGTTCCTGGCTCTTTCAGGGCGTTCTCGGAATACAAGGAGATTTGCATGTTCAACTTTATCGTCAAGAAGGTAATCGGCTCCAAGAATGAGCGATATTTGAAAAAGCTGAAGCCCATGGTGGAGAACACCAACAGCCATGAAGCAGCGATGCGCGACCTGGATGACGCGGACTTTCCGGTCAAGATCCGGGAGTGGAAGGAACAGGTTCAGAACGGCCGTTCGCTGGATGAGTTGCTGCCGGAGACGTTTGCCCTGGTTCGCGAGGCTTCCTGGCGAGCCCTGAAGATGCGGCATTTTGACGCCCAGCTGGTTGGCGGGGTGGTGTTGCACCATGGCAAGATCGCTGAAATGAAAACCGGTGAAGGAAAAACCTTGGCCGCAACCTTGCCCGTGGTGCTCAATGCTCTGGCCGGCAAAGGAGTGCATGTGGTCACGGTCAACGACTACCTGGCTCGACGGGACTCGGAATGGATGGGGCAGCTATATCGATTTTTGGGCATGGATGTCGGGGTGATCCTCCATGGGTTGACCGATCCCGAACGTCAAGCAGCCTATGGTGCGGACGTCACCTACGGAACGAACAACGAGTTTGGTTTCGACTATTTACGGGACAACATGAAGTTCCGCATCGATCACCTGGTCCAGCGGGATTTGTTTTTTGGGATTGTGGACGAAGTGGACTCCATTCTCATCGATGAAGCGCGGACTCCGTTGATCATTTCCGGTCCGGCTGAGGATTCCACCGGGCTGTATATGCAGGTCAACGCCCTGATTCCCAAGCTGAAAAAAGAAGATCACTTTACGGTGGACGAGAAGTTGCGCGCTATCCTGCTTACGGACGAGGGCGTGGTTCGTTGCGAAGGATTGTTGGGTCTGGACAACCTCTATGATCCCAAGAATATCCGTTTCCAGCACCATATCCTGCAGGCCCTCAAGGCGCACCATCTGTTCAAGCGGGACGTGGACTACATCGTGGGCGAGGGCCAGGTGGTTATCGTGGACGAATTTACCGGGAGAACCATGCCCGGTCGCCGGTACAGTGATGGGCTGCACCAGGCCTTGGAGGCCAAGGAGCACGTCAAGATTCAGGCCGAAAACCAGACCCTGGCATCCATCACCTTTCAGAATTATTTTCGGATGTACGACAAACTGGCCGGAATGACCGGAACCGCGGATACCGAGGCCGTGGAATTCAAGGAAATCTACAACCTGGATGTATCGGCCATCCCCACGCATCGACCGATGGTCCGGATCGATCATCCGGACATGATCTACAAGACCCAGGAGGATAAATACAAGGCCATTGCCGAGGAAATCAACGAGCTGTACCGCAAGGGACAGCCGGTATTGGTGGGAACCGTCTCCATTGAAAAATCCGAAATCGTGGCCAAGCTGCTCAAGCGCCATGGTGTTCCCCACAGTGTGCTCAATGCCAAAAATCACGAAAAAGAGGCCGAGATCGTCACCATGGCTGGACATCGCGGACAGGTGACCATTGCCACGAACATGGCCGGGCGTGGCACGGACATCGTGCTCGGAGAGGGCGTGGTGGATCTTGGCGGACTGCACATTATCGGCACGGAACGCCATGAAAGCCGACGGATCGACAATCAGTTGCGAGGTCGAAGCGGGCGGCAGGGCGATCCTGGCAGTTCCCGGTTTTATCTGGCTCTGGACGACGATCTGCTGCGGTTGTTC
It includes:
- a CDS encoding (Fe-S)-binding protein, with amino-acid sequence MFRANSAARCPTDTDTGTEALTRPCILCGKCLDTCPLFIATDREELSPRGKSMVMRQGLEQKSLQPVSQQSLLDASAARKLLGLCLGCGRCAKVCPQGRNLPELLRKVRADHPGWQSWLWRTWIRRARQLWPFLGRCAGLLPKNIAHGSIEALRTLSRPPQVTGAFRRIARTVEFPRNAVLFPGCTARFVRPWWINNAQKMLGLTGSQLDRCLDWHCCGFTVAQAGLPQLSTEMQSHNVAVWREQGRPILVTLCVTCTAALRGYADSSSPFQSEEERSAWKSAVQPLSALLDCENYRSVGQEAIVYHRPCHVSDPDSDAEFLRNVLAYRLVDQPGRNCCGMGGMMQLSAPQLSRSVASHYWEAMTDQESGIVATGCSGCILQLAATAPQSTAVAHWLELLTE
- the secA gene encoding preprotein translocase subunit SecA, with translation MFNFIVKKVIGSKNERYLKKLKPMVENTNSHEAAMRDLDDADFPVKIREWKEQVQNGRSLDELLPETFALVREASWRALKMRHFDAQLVGGVVLHHGKIAEMKTGEGKTLAATLPVVLNALAGKGVHVVTVNDYLARRDSEWMGQLYRFLGMDVGVILHGLTDPERQAAYGADVTYGTNNEFGFDYLRDNMKFRIDHLVQRDLFFGIVDEVDSILIDEARTPLIISGPAEDSTGLYMQVNALIPKLKKEDHFTVDEKLRAILLTDEGVVRCEGLLGLDNLYDPKNIRFQHHILQALKAHHLFKRDVDYIVGEGQVVIVDEFTGRTMPGRRYSDGLHQALEAKEHVKIQAENQTLASITFQNYFRMYDKLAGMTGTADTEAVEFKEIYNLDVSAIPTHRPMVRIDHPDMIYKTQEDKYKAIAEEINELYRKGQPVLVGTVSIEKSEIVAKLLKRHGVPHSVLNAKNHEKEAEIVTMAGHRGQVTIATNMAGRGTDIVLGEGVVDLGGLHIIGTERHESRRIDNQLRGRSGRQGDPGSSRFYLALDDDLLRLFGSEKISGLMGRLGLQEGEAIENRMVSRAIENAQRKVEAHNFEIRKQLLDFDNVMNQQREVIYTQRREIMASKDLEEMVESFVHDLVEDVYAPLQDKDVADEARQEVMARLGEIFGLGRVHPLPEDKLPSQEETLNLVRNVLDKLKTDAGQHYQEILRYFLLDSLDRDWKEHLLSMDGLRDGIGLRGYGQKDPKQEYKREGFELFQTMLHLIKEHTLRNLCHLRLNVVREEQFQHEEKPQKLQYSSTEQRAPAAKEPVRREQPKVGRNEPCPCGSGKKHKKCCGAAG